The nucleotide window ACAGCAAGAAGGATAATAATTGAGTCAAATTTAAGGCTCGTGGTTATGATTGCAAAAAGGTATGTAACCTACAGCAATATGCCATTACTTGACCTTATAAGTGAAGGGAATATTGGGCTTATAAGGGCGGTTGATAAATTCGATTATAAAGAGGGCTATAGATTTTCTACATATGCTAACTGGTGGATAAGGCATAGTATAGTTTCGGCAATTACAAATGAAAGCAGGATAATTAGAATTCCACAATATCTATTTAATACCATAAATCGCTCTATGAAGGTAAAGGAGGAATTGGAAGATGAGTTGGGAAGAAGTCCAAAAATGGAGGAGATTGCCCAAAAGATGGGCTTGGCTTTAAATCGCCTAATTGAGATTATGAATGCAGCCTCTGAGCCAATTTCATTGGAAGCCCCTGTTAGTAATGAGGAACAAAGCGACCTTCTGTTTGAGATAATAGAGGATAAAAAAAGCCCCTCTCCCTCAGATATAGTATTTTTACAAATCCTTCAAGACCAAATATCGTCTGTTTTGGATATACTTCCTAAAAAGGAAAAGGATGTCATTTCCTTAAGGTTTGGGCTTTTTGGAAATTTTCCCCATACATTAGATGAGATAGGAAAAAAGCTTAACATTACAAAGGAAGCAGCAAGGCAGATAGAGAAGAGGGTTCTTTTAAAGCTTAGAAAAAGAAAGGTAGTAAAACAAATAAGGGACGATTTTATTTATAGATAGTTGAGCAGTGGGGGAGTTTTTTTCCACTGCATGATGGGTCGGGATATTATTAAAAACTCCCCGACCGATCAGAAAGTTGCCAATCTTTGTATGTGTTTAGGTATCAACTTATGTAGTATGGGGATTCGGAATTTGGGGGTATAATATTCATACCACAGAAAAAAACAACAAAAAGAGATGGAGTCTATGAGGAAGGAGACGGAAGGGCCGTATCTTATAGTATCTTCCATTACTTAGTGCAAAAATAGTATTTAAGAAATTTTGAATTCTAAATTTTGAATTTTGGATTGAAGGTTTAAGTTTTATAAAATTTTTTCCCTTTTAATTCAAAATTCAACATTCAAAATTCATAATTTTATAAAGTTTTCCTTAAGATTATCTAA belongs to bacterium and includes:
- a CDS encoding sigma-70 family RNA polymerase sigma factor, whose protein sequence is MKLSVDLKGKIDGLVKRGKEKGFVTYDEINQIFTDDIVWSPYFEELFSKLDEERIEIIEEEKEKKTKSLDSVTLYLRDISKIPLLSTEKERELAKEIEECKIAFSEIARKVSIPLRKLKSFFNNDNVDKELKREFEKIDYKLYTARRIIIESNLRLVVMIAKRYVTYSNMPLLDLISEGNIGLIRAVDKFDYKEGYRFSTYANWWIRHSIVSAITNESRIIRIPQYLFNTINRSMKVKEELEDELGRSPKMEEIAQKMGLALNRLIEIMNAASEPISLEAPVSNEEQSDLLFEIIEDKKSPSPSDIVFLQILQDQISSVLDILPKKEKDVISLRFGLFGNFPHTLDEIGKKLNITKEAARQIEKRVLLKLRKRKVVKQIRDDFIYR